The following are encoded in a window of Flavobacteriales bacterium genomic DNA:
- a CDS encoding glycosyltransferase, producing the protein MRLLVLLSRVPWPLEKGDKLRAYHLVTRLARKHEVYLFCLSDTPTAPEHLDHLRRVCAHIEVVHIRRWRILLKLLTAVFSRLPVQVVYFHHKHAQRRIDKAIAAFKPDHVLCQLVRTTEYVRHRHELPKTLDYMDTLSKGMERRTETAPWYLRPIFRLETRRLIRYENLMFDLFDHTVIISAQDRDYIYHPWRDRMVVVPNGVDTEHFSPQRLDPHYDLLFTGNMNYPPNIDSVLYLVRRVLPLVRARRPGTSLLISGVDPSPAVRDLARTDPLIEVTGWVRDIRSSYAAARIFVAPMQIGTGLQNKLLEAMAMRIPCITSALANNAVGADPGHSILIGEKPEDYAEHILRLLDDDAERGRLANNGFLFVRERFDWDRAAEALDTIVRTGRAMPA; encoded by the coding sequence ATGAGGCTGCTGGTGCTCCTTTCGCGCGTGCCCTGGCCATTGGAAAAGGGCGACAAGCTCCGCGCCTACCACCTGGTGACCCGCCTGGCCCGCAAGCACGAGGTCTACCTCTTCTGTCTCAGCGATACCCCCACCGCCCCCGAGCACCTGGATCACCTGCGCCGCGTATGCGCACACATCGAAGTGGTGCACATCCGCCGGTGGCGCATCCTGTTGAAACTCCTCACCGCGGTTTTCTCCAGGCTGCCTGTCCAGGTGGTCTACTTCCACCACAAGCACGCGCAACGCCGCATCGACAAGGCCATCGCGGCCTTCAAGCCGGACCATGTGCTGTGCCAGCTGGTACGTACCACGGAATACGTGCGCCACAGGCACGAGCTGCCCAAGACGCTCGACTACATGGACACCCTGAGCAAGGGCATGGAACGCCGCACGGAGACCGCCCCCTGGTATCTGCGTCCCATCTTCCGGCTGGAGACACGCCGCCTGATCCGCTACGAGAACCTCATGTTCGACCTGTTCGACCACACGGTGATCATCAGCGCACAGGACCGTGACTACATCTACCACCCCTGGCGCGATCGCATGGTGGTGGTGCCCAACGGTGTGGACACCGAGCACTTCAGCCCCCAGCGGCTGGATCCGCACTATGACCTGCTGTTCACGGGCAACATGAACTACCCGCCCAACATCGACAGTGTGCTGTATCTCGTACGCCGGGTGCTGCCTTTGGTGCGCGCCAGGCGGCCGGGGACCAGCTTGCTCATCAGCGGCGTGGACCCCAGCCCGGCGGTGCGCGACCTGGCCCGCACCGATCCCCTCATCGAGGTCACCGGCTGGGTGCGCGACATCCGCAGCAGCTACGCCGCCGCGCGCATCTTTGTGGCACCCATGCAGATCGGCACCGGCCTGCAGAACAAACTGCTGGAGGCCATGGCCATGCGCATACCCTGCATCACCAGCGCCCTGGCCAACAACGCCGTGGGCGCCGATCCCGGCCACTCCATCCTCATCGGCGAGAAGCCCGAGGACTACGCCGAGCACATCCTGCGCCTGCTCGACGACGACGCGGAACGCGGACGTCTGGCCAACAACGGATTCCTGTTCGTGCGCGAACGCTTCGATTGGGACCGCGCCGCTGAAGCCCTGGACACCATCGTGCGCACCGGCCGCGCCATGCCCGCCTGA
- a CDS encoding glycosyltransferase translates to MRILQLCNKPPWPPIDGGSKAMHNLMRGLVAAGHQVKVLCISTPKQGFQPSEVPREMARQTRMEAVYVDTRVNVVDAFTDLITADNYNISRFFSPDMDIRLIRLLSEETFDIVQLESLFMTPYIPTIRRYSKARVVLRSHNLEHVIQDRIATGERNFLKRPYRRFLAKQLEQYEMAVLDRLDGVAAISPTDAEHFKEHGTKTPIASIPFGVDPDEYPVDPRPSGGRPVFFHLGSMDWLPNEEGVRWLLESVWPKVVKKRPDARLHLAGNKMPKDLMELELDGVQVKGRVKNALTYMQARQVMVVPLFSAGGMRVKIIEGMALGKAIISTPIGAEGIAHTEGRDILIGRNAQEFTQHMVALMDDPALAHRLGMEARKLVEKRYSDGSIVADLVAFYKRLLKA, encoded by the coding sequence ATGCGCATTCTCCAGCTGTGCAATAAGCCCCCCTGGCCACCCATCGACGGGGGAAGCAAGGCCATGCACAACCTCATGCGCGGCCTGGTCGCAGCGGGGCACCAGGTGAAGGTGCTGTGCATCAGCACGCCCAAACAGGGGTTCCAACCCTCGGAGGTGCCCCGTGAGATGGCCCGGCAGACCAGGATGGAGGCCGTTTATGTGGATACCCGCGTGAACGTGGTGGACGCCTTCACCGACCTGATCACCGCGGACAACTACAATATCAGCCGGTTCTTCTCGCCTGACATGGACATCCGGCTGATCCGCCTGCTGAGCGAGGAGACCTTCGACATCGTGCAGTTGGAGAGCCTGTTCATGACGCCTTACATCCCCACCATCCGGCGCTACTCCAAGGCACGCGTGGTGCTGCGTTCGCACAACCTGGAACATGTGATCCAGGACCGCATCGCCACGGGCGAACGGAATTTCCTCAAGCGGCCCTACAGGCGTTTCCTGGCCAAGCAACTGGAGCAGTACGAAATGGCCGTGCTGGACAGGCTGGATGGTGTGGCCGCGATAAGCCCCACGGACGCCGAACACTTCAAGGAACACGGGACAAAGACCCCCATCGCCAGCATCCCATTCGGCGTGGACCCGGACGAATACCCCGTTGATCCACGGCCTTCCGGCGGCAGGCCGGTGTTCTTCCACCTGGGCAGCATGGATTGGTTGCCGAACGAGGAGGGCGTGCGCTGGTTGCTGGAAAGCGTGTGGCCCAAAGTGGTGAAGAAGCGACCCGACGCGCGGCTGCACCTGGCTGGCAACAAGATGCCCAAGGACCTGATGGAACTGGAACTGGACGGCGTGCAGGTGAAAGGCCGGGTGAAGAACGCCCTCACTTACATGCAGGCGCGGCAGGTGATGGTGGTACCGCTCTTCAGCGCAGGCGGCATGCGGGTGAAGATCATTGAAGGCATGGCGCTGGGCAAGGCCATCATCTCCACCCCCATCGGCGCCGAAGGCATCGCACACACCGAAGGACGTGACATCCTCATCGGTCGCAACGCGCAGGAGTTCACGCAGCACATGGTCGCCCTGATGGACGACCCGGCGCTGGCGCACCGCCTGGGCATGGAAGCGCGCAAGCTGGTGGAGAAGCGATACAGCGACGGGAGCATCGTGGCCGACCTGGTGGCCTTCTACAAGCGGCTGCTGAAGGCATGA
- a CDS encoding SRPBCC domain-containing protein, which produces MKERVQLEFQVRGSPNVLYELISTPSGFSEWYCNDVNVRGEEYTFLWDGEEEVTTLIGRRLGEVIRFRRNDDDDAEAFFEFRVKVDPMTNEVALIVTDHAWPHEVEDTRNLWNSQIASLLRVLGA; this is translated from the coding sequence ATGAAGGAGCGCGTCCAACTGGAATTCCAGGTGCGCGGGTCGCCCAACGTGCTTTACGAATTGATCAGCACCCCGAGTGGCTTCAGCGAATGGTACTGCAACGATGTGAACGTGCGTGGCGAGGAGTACACCTTCCTCTGGGACGGTGAGGAGGAGGTGACCACCCTGATCGGCCGGCGGTTGGGCGAGGTGATACGTTTCCGCCGCAACGACGACGATGACGCCGAGGCCTTCTTCGAGTTCCGCGTGAAGGTGGACCCCATGACCAACGAGGTGGCACTGATCGTGACGGACCACGCCTGGCCCCATGAAGTGGAGGATACGCGCAACCTGTGGAACAGCCAGATCGCGTCGCTGTTGCGCGTGCTGGGCGCCTGA
- a CDS encoding LptF/LptG family permease, which yields MKRLHRMIVRAFVGPLVITFIIVLFILVMQFLWKYVDDLMGKGLEWHVLVELLTYATASFVPLALPLAVLLSSIMTMGGLGENSELVPMRSAGLGLGRILLPLAISALVLAGASFYFSNNLLPIANLKFQSLLWDVTRKKPALNLRPGIFYEGIDGFRIRVMDKDEDTGLLHDVLIYDHREAFQGNRTVVRARTGTMRRSTDGHFLVLTLHDGHFYDEHNAGGSGNKGRTGHPMLRGTFRQDELRLDLTGLGLDRTDEDLFKDHYKMLTLGQLRQAEDSLREKLAEREAEHAMHLRNSLFSTRETQRLNTEAAAIPAAPFLGGLSHAEQSGLYEVAMNMVRNHLNFIDRGMEERRARREQLARFQVEAHRKPMLAFACLVFFLIGAPLGAIIRKGGMGLPVVFAIFFFLTFHIISFSTEKLVVAGELSAWPGMWIGTLALLPIGLFLVWKAATDSPLLDADAYHRAWYRLRSIFRRRDAHSPAVQ from the coding sequence ATGAAACGGCTGCACCGCATGATCGTACGGGCCTTTGTCGGGCCCCTGGTGATCACTTTCATCATCGTGCTCTTCATTCTGGTGATGCAGTTCCTGTGGAAGTACGTGGACGACCTCATGGGCAAGGGTCTGGAGTGGCACGTGCTGGTGGAACTTCTCACCTACGCCACCGCCAGCTTCGTGCCCCTGGCCCTGCCATTGGCCGTGCTGCTCAGCAGCATCATGACCATGGGCGGGCTGGGCGAGAACAGCGAACTGGTGCCCATGCGTTCCGCGGGACTCGGCCTGGGCCGGATCCTGCTGCCCCTGGCGATATCGGCCCTCGTGCTGGCCGGTGCCTCCTTCTACTTCAGCAACAACCTGCTGCCCATCGCCAACCTGAAGTTCCAATCGCTGCTGTGGGACGTGACACGCAAGAAACCCGCGCTGAACCTGCGGCCCGGCATCTTCTACGAGGGCATTGACGGTTTCCGCATCCGCGTGATGGACAAGGACGAGGATACCGGGCTGCTGCACGATGTGCTCATCTACGACCACCGCGAGGCCTTTCAAGGCAACCGCACCGTGGTGCGTGCCCGCACCGGCACCATGCGCCGCAGTACCGACGGCCACTTCCTCGTGCTCACCCTGCACGACGGCCATTTCTACGACGAGCACAACGCCGGCGGCAGTGGGAACAAAGGCAGGACGGGCCACCCCATGCTGCGCGGCACCTTCAGGCAGGATGAATTGCGGCTGGACCTCACCGGCCTGGGATTGGACCGCACCGATGAGGACCTCTTCAAGGACCACTACAAGATGCTCACGCTGGGCCAGCTGCGGCAGGCGGAGGACAGCCTGCGGGAAAAACTCGCCGAACGCGAGGCGGAGCATGCCATGCACCTGCGCAACAGCCTGTTCTCCACACGCGAAACGCAGCGCCTGAACACGGAGGCGGCGGCCATTCCGGCGGCGCCATTCCTTGGCGGATTGTCACACGCCGAGCAGTCCGGGCTCTACGAAGTGGCCATGAACATGGTGCGCAACCACCTCAACTTCATCGACCGCGGGATGGAGGAACGGCGTGCCCGGCGCGAGCAACTGGCCCGCTTCCAGGTGGAGGCACACCGCAAGCCCATGCTCGCATTCGCCTGCCTGGTGTTCTTCCTCATCGGCGCGCCGCTGGGGGCCATCATTCGCAAGGGTGGCATGGGCCTTCCTGTGGTCTTCGCCATCTTCTTCTTCCTCACCTTCCACATCATCTCCTTCAGCACCGAGAAGCTTGTGGTGGCCGGCGAGCTTTCCGCCTGGCCAGGCATGTGGATCGGCACGCTGGCGCTGCTGCCCATCGGCCTGTTCCTGGTGTGGAAGGCCGCCACCGACAGTCCCCTGCTGGATGCCGATGCGTATCATCGCGCTTGGTACCGTTTACGCTCCATTTTCCGCCGCCGCGATGCGCATTCTCCAGCTGTGCAATAA
- a CDS encoding bifunctional 3,4-dihydroxy-2-butanone-4-phosphate synthase/GTP cyclohydrolase II → MSSSLFDPIEDAIEDIRRGKVVIVVDDEDRENEGDFVTAARNASPEVINFMAMHGRGLICAPLTEERCEELGLDLMVRDNTALHETPFTVSVDVRGRGTTTGISASDRSQTMLALIDPSCTPGDLLRPGHIFPLKAKQGGVLRRTGHTEAAVDLARLAGFEPAGLIVEILNEDGTMARLPQLREIAKKFGLKLISIEELVAYRMRTERIVERQVDVQLPTVHGDFELVAYRQTTTGEEHLALVKGRWEPQEPVLVRVHSSCVTGDIFGSCRCDCGPQLHRAMEMVEREGRGVIVYMQQEGRGIGLLNKLKAYKLQEQGADTVEANLMLGFDMDARDYGVGAQILHDLGVRKMRLMTNNPRKRTGLVGYGLEIVENVPIEVPSNPHNSGYLRTKKDKLGHDLKLGRE, encoded by the coding sequence ATGAGCAGCAGCCTTTTCGACCCCATCGAGGACGCCATCGAGGACATCCGGCGTGGCAAGGTGGTGATCGTGGTGGATGATGAGGACCGTGAGAACGAAGGCGACTTCGTGACCGCCGCCCGCAACGCCTCGCCCGAGGTGATCAACTTCATGGCCATGCACGGGCGCGGCCTCATCTGCGCCCCGCTTACCGAGGAGCGCTGCGAGGAACTGGGACTGGACCTGATGGTGCGCGACAACACCGCGCTCCACGAGACCCCTTTCACGGTGAGTGTGGACGTGCGTGGCCGCGGCACCACCACCGGCATCAGCGCCAGCGACCGCAGCCAGACCATGCTCGCGCTGATCGACCCGTCATGCACCCCCGGCGACCTGCTGCGCCCAGGGCACATCTTTCCCCTCAAGGCGAAGCAGGGCGGCGTGTTGCGTCGCACGGGCCACACCGAAGCCGCCGTGGACCTGGCGCGGCTGGCGGGCTTCGAGCCGGCCGGCCTCATTGTGGAGATCCTCAACGAGGATGGCACCATGGCCCGCCTGCCACAGCTCCGCGAGATCGCGAAGAAGTTCGGGCTGAAACTCATCAGCATCGAGGAACTGGTGGCCTACCGCATGCGCACCGAGCGCATCGTGGAACGCCAGGTGGATGTGCAACTGCCCACGGTCCACGGCGATTTCGAGCTTGTGGCCTACCGACAGACCACCACCGGCGAGGAACACCTGGCGTTGGTGAAAGGACGCTGGGAGCCGCAGGAGCCGGTGCTGGTGCGCGTGCACAGCAGTTGCGTCACGGGCGACATCTTCGGCAGTTGCCGCTGCGATTGCGGCCCGCAACTGCACCGCGCCATGGAGATGGTGGAGCGCGAAGGCCGTGGTGTGATCGTGTACATGCAGCAGGAAGGGCGTGGCATCGGCCTGCTCAACAAGCTGAAGGCCTACAAGCTGCAGGAACAGGGCGCCGACACGGTGGAAGCCAACCTGATGCTGGGCTTCGACATGGACGCGCGCGACTATGGCGTGGGGGCCCAGATCCTGCACGACCTGGGCGTTCGCAAGATGCGGCTCATGACCAACAACCCCCGCAAGCGCACCGGCCTGGTGGGCTACGGGCTGGAGATCGTGGAGAACGTGCCCATCGAAGTACCGTCCAACCCGCACAACAGCGGCTACCTCCGCACCAAGAAGGACAAGCTGGGGCACGACTTGAAGCTGGGCCGGGAGTGA
- a CDS encoding FAD-binding oxidoreductase, translated as MWSIWERTGFHRDADLVVVGGGLVGLFTALFHQRARPGDHVVVLDKGAFPAGASVRNAGFACFGSPSELLADIAAEGEAAALARVDERWRGLLELRAELGDGNIGFEASGGHELFMANDPLYTHVAQGFDGLNKALSPILGSTPFRWNDTSIKSLGFNHVKHLATTDLEGPLDSGMLMRTLLRKTTAEGVLFRGGSTVTGMEENSAHVVVQLQDGSSMRAARVVVATNGYSTSLLPGIDVLPARGQVLLTGNVPGLSLSGTYHMDEGYIYFREYQGGVLLGGGRNLDPEGERTTDEGVTPLIQEHLEELLRSTILPDIPHHIAHRWSGVMGFRSKGKQPLVERLGERMVVAAGLSGMGVAIGIRVARKAAALVG; from the coding sequence ATGTGGAGCATCTGGGAGCGTACAGGATTCCATCGCGACGCCGATCTGGTGGTGGTGGGTGGTGGCCTGGTGGGCCTTTTCACGGCCCTCTTCCATCAACGCGCGCGACCCGGTGATCATGTGGTGGTCTTGGATAAAGGTGCCTTCCCGGCGGGTGCCAGCGTGCGCAATGCGGGCTTCGCCTGCTTCGGCAGCCCCAGCGAATTGCTTGCCGACATCGCCGCGGAAGGCGAAGCAGCGGCCTTGGCCCGGGTGGATGAACGCTGGAGGGGACTGCTGGAACTGCGTGCCGAACTCGGGGATGGCAACATCGGCTTCGAGGCCTCGGGCGGGCATGAACTATTCATGGCGAATGACCCCCTGTACACCCACGTGGCACAGGGGTTCGATGGCCTGAACAAAGCCCTGTCACCCATCCTGGGATCCACCCCATTTCGCTGGAATGACACTTCCATCAAATCACTGGGCTTCAATCATGTGAAGCATCTTGCTACAACCGATCTTGAAGGTCCTTTGGACAGCGGCATGCTGATGCGCACACTCCTGAGAAAGACCACTGCGGAGGGAGTGCTCTTCCGGGGAGGCTCAACCGTGACCGGGATGGAGGAGAACAGCGCCCATGTGGTGGTCCAACTCCAGGACGGGAGCAGCATGCGCGCTGCCCGCGTGGTGGTGGCCACCAACGGTTACTCCACCAGCCTGTTGCCCGGCATCGATGTGCTGCCCGCACGCGGACAAGTGCTGCTCACCGGTAACGTGCCCGGCCTCTCCTTGAGCGGCACCTACCACATGGACGAAGGCTACATCTATTTCCGCGAATACCAGGGCGGTGTGCTGCTGGGTGGCGGCAGGAACCTGGACCCCGAAGGTGAACGGACCACCGACGAGGGTGTGACCCCCCTGATCCAGGAACACTTGGAAGAACTGCTTCGAAGCACTATTCTGCCCGACATCCCCCACCACATCGCGCATCGCTGGAGCGGGGTGATGGGCTTCCGCAGCAAGGGCAAGCAACCCTTGGTGGAGCGCCTCGGCGAACGCATGGTGGTGGCCGCCGGCCTCAGCGGCATGGGCGTGGCCATTGGCATACGGGTGGCACGCAAGGCGGCTGCCTTGGTGGGCTGA
- a CDS encoding DUF5106 domain-containing protein: MPNRDLALLPCLLLTTTIAAQQAPSRVIEVRAEGLAKGDTVYLANYYGNKLFYADTAVADAKATARFDDAKGYKAGVYAVVVPGPKYFEVVVNEPRIVLHTTLSDLNGDLQVKESLENKLFLDYIHFLAERKAEGDALRERMGAAKDPIAKAGMKADMEDLDRRVKEFQRKLIADNPGTLAAGLVHMSMPPELPEIRKADGTLDSLAAYHQFRRHYWDHFDLTDERIVRVPIFANKLEEYMTKLVPQVPDTITRLADALIARTEASEEVFKYVVHSYTHKYETSDIMGMDAVFVHMAQTYYCPAPGRGSRATWMSDEKLEKLCERARKLAPLTLGKPAKDIILTDSTEQRWISFHKLPAEYVVIVFWDPHCGVCKKELPALHEVYKEKLKALGVEVFAVAKAVDDGLLRDWKKFIREKDLDWVNVALTKTVYEEARKDPMKYIPKLTTLESLNYADTYDVYSTPKIFLVDGDRKIVGKQLAPEQIEDLVKRLKERKNKE, from the coding sequence ATGCCGAACCGTGACCTTGCGCTTCTCCCCTGCTTATTGCTGACCACAACGATCGCCGCGCAACAGGCCCCGAGCCGCGTCATTGAAGTGCGCGCCGAAGGACTGGCGAAGGGCGATACCGTCTACCTGGCCAACTACTACGGGAACAAACTCTTCTACGCCGACACGGCCGTGGCCGACGCCAAGGCCACGGCGCGCTTCGACGATGCCAAGGGCTACAAGGCCGGCGTGTATGCGGTGGTGGTGCCCGGCCCGAAGTACTTCGAGGTGGTGGTGAATGAGCCGCGCATCGTGCTGCATACCACCCTCAGCGATCTCAATGGCGACCTGCAGGTGAAGGAATCCTTGGAGAACAAGCTGTTCCTCGACTACATCCATTTCCTGGCCGAACGAAAGGCCGAGGGTGACGCGCTGCGGGAAAGGATGGGCGCCGCGAAGGACCCCATCGCCAAGGCCGGCATGAAGGCCGACATGGAGGATCTGGACCGGCGCGTGAAGGAGTTCCAACGGAAGCTCATCGCCGACAACCCCGGCACGCTGGCCGCCGGGCTGGTGCACATGAGCATGCCACCCGAGCTGCCCGAGATCCGCAAGGCTGATGGAACCCTGGACAGCCTGGCCGCCTACCACCAGTTCCGCAGACACTACTGGGACCACTTCGACCTCACGGACGAGCGCATCGTGCGCGTGCCCATCTTCGCCAACAAGCTGGAGGAGTACATGACCAAGCTGGTGCCGCAGGTGCCGGACACCATCACCCGCCTGGCCGATGCCCTCATCGCCCGCACCGAGGCCAGCGAGGAGGTCTTCAAATACGTGGTGCACAGCTACACGCACAAGTACGAGACCAGCGACATCATGGGCATGGACGCGGTGTTCGTGCACATGGCGCAGACCTATTACTGCCCCGCGCCGGGCCGTGGCAGCCGCGCCACCTGGATGAGCGACGAGAAACTAGAGAAGCTCTGTGAAAGGGCACGCAAGCTGGCCCCGCTCACCCTGGGCAAGCCCGCCAAGGACATCATCCTCACCGACAGCACCGAGCAGCGGTGGATCTCCTTCCACAAGCTGCCGGCCGAGTACGTCGTCATCGTCTTCTGGGACCCGCACTGCGGGGTGTGCAAAAAGGAGTTGCCCGCGTTGCACGAGGTTTACAAGGAAAAACTCAAGGCGCTTGGTGTGGAGGTCTTCGCCGTGGCCAAGGCCGTGGATGATGGCCTGCTGCGCGATTGGAAGAAGTTCATCCGCGAGAAGGACCTCGATTGGGTGAATGTGGCGCTGACGAAGACGGTGTATGAAGAAGCGCGCAAGGACCCGATGAAGTACATCCCCAAGCTCACCACCTTGGAAAGCCTCAACTATGCGGACACATACGACGTGTACAGCACGCCGAAGATCTTCCTGGTGGACGGCGACCGGAAGATCGTGGGCAAACAACTGGCCCCGGAGCAGATCGAGGATCTGGTGAAACGCTTGAAGGAACGCAAGAACAAGGAGTGA